One window of the Procambarus clarkii isolate CNS0578487 chromosome 27, FALCON_Pclarkii_2.0, whole genome shotgun sequence genome contains the following:
- the LOC138369186 gene encoding probable elastin-binding protein EbpS — translation MHFGKTVSSIGLIKAAHDEHVIKAEHDEQFIEAAHDEQLIEASHDEQVSDTAHDEQVNEATHDEQVSDTAHDEQVNEATHDEQVNEATHDEQVSDTAHDEQVNEATHDEQVSDTAHDEQVNEATHDEQVNEATHDEQVNEATHDEQVNEAAHGEQVSETAHDEQVIEAAHFTWLQ, via the exons atgcattttggAAAAACAGTGTCATctattggac TCATCAAGGCAGCACATGATGAACACGTCATTAAGGCAGAACATGATGAACAATTTATCGAGGCAGCACATGATGAACAACTCATCGAGGCATCACATGATGAACAAGTCAGTGACACAGCTCATGATGAACAAGTCAATGAGGCAACACATGATGAACAAGTCAGTGACACAGCTCATGATGAACAAGTCAATGAGGCAACACATGATGAACAAGTCAATGAGGCAACACATGATGAACAAGTCAGTGACACAGCTCATGATGAACAAGTCAATGAGGCAACACATGATGAACAAGTCAGTGACACAGCTCATGATGAACAAGTCAATGAGGCAACACATGATGAACAAGTCAATGAGGCAACACATGATGAACAAGTCAATGAGGCAACACATGATGAACAAGTCAATGAGGCAGCACATGGTGAACAAGTCAGTGAAACAGCTCATGATGAACAAGTCATTGAGGCAGCACATTTTACTTGGCTTCAATAG